A stretch of the Clostridium botulinum genome encodes the following:
- the glgA gene encoding glycogen synthase GlgA has protein sequence MNILFATSEAYPFIKTGGLGDVSYALPKALKKIGLDVRVILPKYNPIPEEYVNNMRKIAEFTIKVGWRNKYCGLLELEKDGVKFYFIDNEYYFKRDSAYAQMDDGERFSFFSKAIIESINYMDDFAPEILHCNDWHTAISIPILRDQYFNNPKLNHIKTVYTIHNLKYQGVFAKEMLRELLNFGNEYFSEEKFKYYDAISFMKAGIVYADAVTTVSSTYAEEIKTEYYGEGLHGLLQSRSNDLYGILNGIDTDINNPSTDMYLFEKYDANNLQGKSRNKQELQKMLKLPKNNDIPMIGIVSRLEEQKGFDLLKEVIEELLQENIQLVVLGTGDQKYEDLFKFFAWKYPDKLSANIYFDNSLAQKIYAGSDMFLMPSRFEPCGIGQLIALRYGSVPIVRETGGLNDTVFSYNEFTREGNGFSFTRFDARDMLYTIRRAIGFYYDKDLWSELIQRGMRGDYSWEKAASKYVDVYNDVLNKW, from the coding sequence ATGAATATTTTATTTGCCACATCTGAAGCATATCCATTTATAAAAACAGGGGGACTTGGAGATGTATCATATGCATTACCAAAAGCCTTAAAAAAAATAGGATTAGATGTAAGAGTAATCTTACCCAAATATAATCCAATACCAGAAGAATATGTGAATAATATGAGAAAAATAGCTGAGTTTACAATTAAAGTTGGTTGGAGAAATAAATATTGTGGTTTATTGGAATTAGAAAAGGATGGAGTGAAATTTTATTTTATAGATAATGAGTATTACTTCAAAAGGGATTCTGCTTATGCTCAAATGGATGATGGAGAAAGATTTTCATTTTTTTCAAAGGCAATTATAGAATCTATAAATTATATGGATGATTTTGCACCAGAGATATTACATTGTAATGATTGGCATACAGCAATTTCTATACCTATTTTAAGAGATCAATATTTTAATAATCCTAAATTAAATCATATAAAAACAGTTTATACAATTCACAATTTAAAGTATCAAGGAGTATTTGCTAAAGAGATGTTAAGGGAATTACTTAACTTTGGAAATGAATATTTTTCTGAAGAAAAATTTAAATACTATGATGCAATTTCATTTATGAAAGCTGGAATAGTATATGCAGATGCTGTAACAACGGTAAGTTCAACATATGCAGAAGAGATAAAAACAGAATACTATGGAGAAGGACTTCATGGATTATTGCAAAGTAGGTCTAATGATTTATATGGTATATTAAATGGTATTGATACGGACATAAATAATCCAAGTACAGATATGTATTTATTTGAAAAGTATGATGCAAATAATTTACAAGGCAAAAGTAGAAATAAGCAGGAACTTCAAAAGATGTTAAAGTTACCTAAAAATAATGATATACCAATGATAGGAATAGTATCTAGACTTGAAGAACAAAAAGGATTTGATTTATTAAAAGAAGTTATCGAAGAATTATTACAAGAAAATATTCAATTAGTAGTACTTGGCACAGGAGACCAAAAATATGAGGATTTGTTTAAGTTCTTTGCATGGAAATATCCAGATAAATTATCAGCAAATATTTATTTTGATAATTCCCTTGCGCAAAAGATTTATGCTGGATCAGATATGTTTTTGATGCCTTCTAGATTTGAACCTTGTGGAATAGGTCAGCTAATAGCATTAAGATATGGAAGCGTACCAATAGTAAGAGAAACTGGAGGTCTTAATGATACAGTATTTTCTTATAATGAATTTACAAGGGAAGGAAATGGATTTAGTTTTACAAGATTTGATGCAAGAGATATGTTGTATACAATACGAAGAGCTATAGGTTTTTATTATGATAAAGATTTATGGAGTGAACTTATTCAAAGAGGAATGAGAGGAGACTATAGCTGGGAAAAAGCTGCAAGTAAATATGTAGATGTATATAATGATGTACTTAATAAATGGTAG
- a CDS encoding LysM peptidoglycan-binding domain-containing protein: protein MKSQTKKTLIIISSSIVLFSSIFFLTLNLNNLMHSNKNTNSIGIKESQSNKNLNDNNVKEDKSIDVKDNDTISARPEKYSDYIVKDGDTLYSIARTTMPWKCQEDAVKTLQTMNSLKDREFLTAGSHLMIPVNDVDQTGCTKYIVHQGENLYTIAEKYLPNLNPNDAVNIIMKKNNLTDSSLLSTGLEIYIPNAETAAVNSNNIKKEK from the coding sequence ATGAAATCACAAACAAAAAAAACTTTAATAATTATTTCTTCATCTATAGTATTATTTTCTTCAATATTTTTTCTAACATTGAATCTAAATAATTTAATGCATTCCAATAAAAACACCAATTCTATTGGCATAAAAGAAAGTCAATCAAATAAAAATTTAAATGACAATAATGTTAAGGAAGATAAGTCAATCGATGTCAAAGATAATGACACTATATCTGCTCGTCCAGAAAAATATTCAGATTACATAGTAAAAGATGGTGATACTTTATATAGTATAGCTAGAACAACAATGCCTTGGAAATGTCAAGAAGATGCAGTTAAAACATTACAAACTATGAATAGCCTTAAAGATAGAGAATTTCTTACTGCTGGTTCTCATTTAATGATTCCAGTAAATGATGTAGACCAAACAGGATGTACAAAGTATATTGTGCATCAAGGAGAAAATTTATATACTATCGCCGAAAAATATTTACCAAACTTAAATCCAAATGATGCAGTTAATATTATTATGAAAAAAAATAATTTAACAGATTCCTCACTTTTAAGTACTGGTCTTGAAATATATATTCCTAATGCTGAAACCGCTGCTGTAAACTCTAATAATATAAAGAAAGAAAAATAA
- a CDS encoding sigma 54-interacting transcriptional regulator yields the protein MNKELLKCTLKQIPDTEIDYIIKIINNFVSYNEIISFNDIVTKNQNMKKIIQYAKKASNTDCNILLQGNSGTGKEIFAKAIHNYSTRSQGPFIVVNCKNIPSEFVGEQLGGYEEQTFTDDEVCKYPGMFQLADEGTIFLNDIQYLSLGAQLELLKILEENEIKISQDKKSSMNVRIICSSDNSLIEKVNNKDFRSDLYYKLNVINIKLIDLNERIEDISLLAKYFLKKLDNKNLNGYKTIDDEVLEELKNYKFVDNVRELRNLIEKLYYLCDENNITKKFLFEIIGNKPIQRNNDEKYCKRNVELKDIIPMKVLEKQSIENALNYCKGNVEKASKILGLSRATIYRKINKYGINLYRNR from the coding sequence ATGAATAAAGAATTATTGAAATGTACATTAAAACAAATTCCAGATACAGAAATTGATTATATAATAAAGATTATTAATAATTTTGTTAGTTATAATGAAATAATAAGTTTTAATGATATAGTAACTAAAAATCAAAATATGAAAAAAATAATTCAATATGCTAAAAAAGCTTCAAATACAGATTGTAATATTTTATTGCAAGGTAATAGTGGAACTGGAAAAGAGATTTTTGCTAAAGCAATACATAATTATAGTACAAGGTCACAGGGACCATTTATTGTAGTGAATTGTAAAAACATACCTAGCGAATTTGTAGGAGAGCAGCTTGGAGGCTATGAAGAGCAAACGTTTACCGACGATGAAGTATGTAAGTATCCTGGAATGTTTCAACTTGCAGATGAAGGAACAATATTTTTAAATGATATACAATACTTATCGTTAGGAGCTCAACTAGAGTTGCTAAAAATTTTAGAAGAAAATGAAATTAAAATATCTCAAGATAAAAAAAGTAGTATGAATGTAAGAATTATATGTTCAAGTGATAATAGTCTTATTGAAAAAGTAAATAATAAAGACTTTAGATCAGATTTATATTATAAATTAAATGTTATAAATATTAAGCTTATAGATTTAAATGAGAGAATAGAAGATATTTCACTTCTAGCTAAATATTTTTTAAAAAAATTAGATAACAAGAATTTAAATGGTTATAAAACTATAGATGATGAAGTATTAGAAGAATTAAAAAATTATAAATTTGTTGATAATGTGAGGGAACTGAGAAATCTAATTGAAAAATTATATTATCTTTGTGATGAAAATAACATAACAAAGAAATTTCTCTTTGAAATTATTGGAAATAAACCCATTCAACGCAACAATGATGAAAAATATTGTAAAAGAAATGTTGAGTTAAAGGATATTATTCCCATGAAGGTTTTAGAAAAACAAAGCATAGAAAATGCTTTGAATTACTGTAAAGGAAATGTAGAAAAAGCCTCGAAAATTTTGGGATTGAGTAGAGCAACTATATATAGAAAAATAAATAAATATGGAATAAATTTATATAGGAATAGATAA
- a CDS encoding FUSC family protein, protein MKKIGMRNLKTSIAVVLCVIIIRILHIDSPFYACIAAVICMQTWVSDSFIVGKNRMIGTFIGALIGLLLALLRPGNIILIGIGIVGVIYICNLLGKNKSITIGCIVFLAIMVNLTNKTPLIYSTFRLIETFIGIFISVLVNYFVFPRDHSENLYNVKEDTLNIIYDLSENQIHKGKNIDLSKLKNEISHFENLLNSYMSEITRQKLESIEISNLREQLNICKDAYNHLCMLNFVTSDSYIDKEHPDLDIVYNYHLENLSKIVETLKNNFN, encoded by the coding sequence ATGAAAAAAATAGGCATGAGAAATCTTAAAACATCTATCGCTGTTGTATTGTGTGTAATAATTATACGAATACTTCATATAGATTCTCCCTTTTATGCATGCATAGCTGCAGTAATTTGTATGCAAACGTGGGTATCAGATTCCTTTATTGTTGGTAAAAATAGAATGATAGGAACTTTCATAGGTGCTTTAATTGGCCTTTTACTTGCGCTTCTTAGACCTGGAAATATTATTTTAATCGGTATTGGAATAGTTGGGGTAATTTATATTTGTAACCTATTAGGTAAAAATAAATCTATTACCATTGGTTGTATAGTTTTTCTTGCTATAATGGTAAACTTAACAAATAAGACTCCCCTAATTTACAGTACATTTAGATTAATAGAAACCTTTATTGGAATTTTCATTTCTGTTCTTGTAAATTATTTTGTATTTCCACGTGATCATTCTGAAAATTTATATAATGTTAAAGAAGATACTCTAAATATAATTTATGATTTATCTGAAAATCAAATTCATAAAGGAAAAAATATAGATTTATCTAAATTAAAAAATGAAATTTCACACTTTGAAAACTTACTTAATTCTTATATGTCAGAAATAACACGTCAAAAACTTGAATCTATAGAAATTAGTAATCTTAGAGAACAATTAAATATATGTAAAGATGCATATAATCATCTATGTATGTTAAATTTTGTTACTTCTGATTCTTATATCGATAAAGAACATCCTGATCTTGATATAGTGTATAATTATCATTTAGAAAATCTATCTAAAATAGTAGAAACTTTAAAAAACAACTTTAATTAA
- a CDS encoding radical SAM protein: protein MERYNIIKNKNQREIVLLKSHPCFWGKCSFCDYIDDNSLNESDMNALNSDILKNVTGIYKTLEVINSASCFDLPSETLNKIKETTISKDIKKLFFESHWIYRHKLKDMRKFFDNTSIIFKIGIETFDNDFRNGFLNKNAVFDDYTDVQKYFDSVCIMVGIKGQTKDMIKKDIDILLNDFSYGTVNIFTENSTNVKRDNDLISWFKEEYKFLNTIDKIEVLYENTDFGVGD from the coding sequence ATGGAAAGATATAATATTATAAAAAATAAAAATCAAAGAGAAATTGTTCTTTTAAAATCTCATCCTTGCTTTTGGGGAAAATGTAGTTTCTGCGACTATATAGATGATAATTCTTTAAATGAATCAGATATGAATGCACTTAATTCTGATATATTAAAAAACGTTACAGGTATATATAAAACATTGGAAGTAATCAATTCTGCTAGTTGCTTTGATTTGCCTAGCGAAACATTAAATAAAATAAAAGAAACAACTATATCTAAAGACATAAAAAAGCTTTTTTTTGAAAGCCATTGGATCTATAGACATAAACTAAAAGATATGAGAAAGTTTTTTGATAACACATCTATTATATTTAAAATAGGAATCGAAACTTTTGACAATGATTTTAGAAATGGATTTTTAAACAAAAATGCCGTTTTCGATGATTATACAGATGTTCAAAAATATTTTGACTCTGTATGTATAATGGTCGGTATAAAAGGTCAAACAAAAGATATGATAAAAAAAGATATAGATATACTTTTAAATGATTTTTCTTATGGAACAGTTAATATTTTTACTGAAAACTCAACTAATGTAAAAAGAGATAATGATTTAATTAGTTGGTTTAAAGAAGAATATAAATTTTTAAATACTATAGACAAAATTGAAGTTTTATATGAAAATACAGACTTTGGAGTAGGAGATTAA
- a CDS encoding glycogen/starch/alpha-glucan phosphorylase, producing MNLDKETIKRDFVKKLINMFSEDIGEASIHHKYLAFGSLIKDYCAENWMNTNKRYIKDGEKQVYYFCMEFLIGRLLRSNLLNLGIEKQSEDALKELDIDIKELEDAEMDAGLGNGGLGRLAACFLDSMASLGIPGHGCGIRYKYGLFEQKIVNGYQVEIPDNWLKEGNVWEIRKDNKAVIVRFGGVVTPEMLNGRLNFKHENYQAVKAVPYDTPVIGYKNNTVNNLRLWSAETVDEDKDLDFSFFKYGNYSKAVEYKSSIESISQVLYPDDSQYEGKVLRLKQQYFFVSAGIQSIIRNFKKRNKPITELDKYIAIHINDTHPSLAVPELMRILVDEEELNWDESWDITTKIVSYTNHTIMAEALEKWPINMFKELLPRIYMIVEEINRRFVEDIKVKYGNNEYKINKMAIINEGQIRMANLAIVGGHSVNGVAKLHTEILKKRELLDFYELYPQKFNNKTNGITHRRWLIQANPNLASFITEAIGDGWVKDPKKLTDLLKYLNKKKFIERLYEIKKNNKINFAHEIKKNYNIDINTNSIFDVQVKRLHAYKRQMLNLFHIIYLYNKLKENPNLDIVPRTFIFGAKASPSYYLAKEIIKLINTVGNKINNDKQIQDKIKVVFLENYRVSLAEKIIPCADVSEQISTASKEASGTGNMKFMMNGAITIATLDGANIEIREAVGDDNIVSFGLSAEKVMNYEKNGGYNARDFYNSDKRIHQIIDQITNGYFGMPSSEFKNIYRHFMEQNDEYFVFKDFDSYIKAQEKIDALYRNKEKWLQMSAVNIAKSGVFSSDNTIEQYSNEIWHTNMYK from the coding sequence ATGAATTTAGATAAAGAAACTATAAAAAGGGATTTTGTGAAAAAACTAATAAATATGTTTTCAGAAGATATAGGTGAAGCGTCTATACATCATAAATATTTAGCTTTTGGTAGTTTAATTAAAGATTATTGTGCTGAAAATTGGATGAATACAAATAAGCGTTATATAAAAGATGGAGAAAAACAAGTTTATTATTTTTGCATGGAATTTTTAATAGGAAGACTTTTGAGAAGTAATTTATTAAATCTTGGAATAGAAAAGCAAAGTGAAGATGCATTAAAAGAATTAGATATAGATATAAAAGAGTTAGAAGATGCTGAAATGGATGCGGGACTTGGAAATGGAGGTCTTGGAAGGCTTGCAGCATGTTTTCTTGATTCTATGGCATCCCTTGGTATTCCAGGTCATGGATGTGGAATAAGATATAAATATGGATTATTTGAACAAAAAATAGTTAATGGATACCAAGTTGAAATACCTGATAATTGGTTAAAAGAAGGTAATGTGTGGGAAATTAGAAAAGATAATAAAGCAGTAATAGTTAGATTTGGAGGCGTTGTAACTCCAGAAATGTTAAATGGAAGGCTTAATTTTAAGCATGAAAATTATCAAGCGGTTAAAGCAGTTCCTTATGATACGCCAGTGATAGGATATAAAAATAATACAGTAAATAATCTAAGACTTTGGAGCGCAGAAACTGTAGATGAAGATAAAGATTTAGATTTTTCCTTTTTTAAGTATGGAAATTATTCAAAAGCAGTAGAATATAAATCATCAATTGAGTCTATATCACAAGTATTATATCCAGATGATTCTCAGTATGAGGGAAAGGTATTAAGATTAAAGCAACAATATTTCTTTGTAAGTGCAGGAATACAGAGTATAATAAGAAACTTTAAAAAAAGAAATAAACCAATTACAGAATTAGATAAATATATAGCAATTCATATTAATGATACACATCCTTCTTTAGCTGTACCAGAACTTATGAGAATTCTTGTAGATGAAGAAGAATTAAATTGGGATGAATCATGGGATATAACTACAAAGATTGTATCTTATACAAATCATACTATAATGGCAGAAGCATTGGAAAAATGGCCTATAAATATGTTTAAAGAATTACTTCCTAGAATTTATATGATAGTAGAAGAAATTAATAGAAGATTTGTAGAAGATATTAAAGTGAAATATGGTAATAATGAGTACAAGATAAATAAAATGGCTATTATAAATGAGGGTCAAATAAGAATGGCAAACTTAGCTATAGTTGGAGGACATTCAGTAAATGGTGTTGCAAAACTTCATACTGAGATTTTGAAGAAAAGAGAGCTTTTAGATTTTTATGAGTTGTATCCACAAAAATTTAATAATAAAACAAATGGTATAACTCATAGAAGATGGCTAATTCAAGCAAATCCTAATTTAGCAAGTTTTATAACTGAGGCTATAGGAGATGGATGGGTGAAAGACCCTAAAAAATTAACAGATTTACTAAAATATTTAAATAAGAAAAAGTTTATAGAAAGATTATATGAAATAAAGAAAAATAATAAGATAAATTTTGCTCATGAGATAAAGAAGAATTATAATATTGACATAAATACCAACTCAATTTTTGATGTTCAAGTGAAGAGATTACACGCCTACAAAAGACAAATGTTAAATTTATTTCACATAATATATTTATATAATAAATTGAAGGAAAACCCCAATTTAGATATAGTTCCAAGGACATTTATTTTTGGAGCAAAGGCATCACCAAGTTATTATTTAGCTAAAGAGATAATAAAGTTAATAAATACTGTAGGAAATAAAATTAATAATGATAAACAGATACAAGATAAAATAAAAGTTGTATTTTTAGAAAATTATAGAGTATCCCTTGCAGAAAAAATAATACCTTGTGCAGATGTAAGTGAACAAATATCAACAGCTTCAAAGGAAGCATCGGGAACAGGAAATATGAAGTTTATGATGAATGGAGCAATTACTATAGCTACATTAGATGGAGCTAATATAGAAATAAGAGAAGCCGTTGGTGATGATAATATTGTAAGTTTTGGTTTAAGTGCAGAAAAAGTTATGAACTATGAAAAGAATGGTGGATATAATGCAAGAGATTTTTATAATTCTGATAAGAGAATTCATCAAATAATAGATCAAATAACAAATGGATATTTTGGAATGCCAAGTTCAGAGTTTAAAAATATATATAGACACTTTATGGAGCAAAATGATGAGTATTTTGTATTTAAGGATTTTGATTCTTATATAAAAGCTCAGGAGAAAATAGATGCTTTATATAGAAATAAAGAAAAGTGGTTACAGATGAGTGCTGTAAATATTGCAAAATCAGGGGTATTTTCAAGTGATAATACTATAGAGCAGTACTCGAATGAAATATGGCATACCAATATGTACAAATAA
- the hydA gene encoding dihydropyrimidinase codes for MIKVGGVHVKKFDLVIKDGIIATSSDVFKGDIGIVNGKIADIGEGLAEFTENIIDAEGKYIFPGGIDAHTHLDMPFGGTFSSDDFESGTKAAAIGGTTTVIDFAVQPQGKTLHDAIQMWREKADNKACIDYGLHLAISQMNDKTREEIPEVIKEGYSSFKVFMTYDNMRVDDTEFMEILNLARDNKGLIGVHAENHYVIKYLTDKLLSEGKIEPKYHAESRPANCEAEAVNRAIKLAEMTKSPLYVVHNSCKEGVSEIKNARERGVPIMGETCPQYLLLSKSNYEEDGFEGSKYVMSPPLREKENWNYLWKAIKDGVLQTVATDHCPFFMEQKRMGVNDFTKIPNGAPGIELRMALMYSFGVAENRISIEKFVEVTATNVAKIFGMYPKKGTIVVGSDADLVIFDPNKKVKITKELLHENVDYTPYEGFEIKGYPVITLSRGEIVAKDGQYIGKEARGRFIKRGVPKIL; via the coding sequence ATGATAAAAGTAGGAGGGGTCCATGTGAAAAAGTTTGATTTAGTGATAAAGGATGGCATTATAGCAACCTCGTCAGATGTATTTAAAGGTGATATTGGTATAGTAAATGGAAAAATTGCTGATATCGGAGAAGGTTTAGCAGAGTTCACAGAAAATATTATCGATGCAGAAGGCAAGTATATTTTCCCAGGAGGAATTGACGCACATACTCATTTAGATATGCCTTTTGGAGGAACATTTTCTAGTGATGATTTTGAAAGTGGCACAAAGGCAGCAGCAATTGGGGGAACTACAACAGTAATAGATTTTGCAGTTCAACCACAAGGAAAGACTCTTCATGATGCAATACAAATGTGGAGAGAAAAAGCTGATAATAAAGCTTGTATAGATTATGGATTACATTTAGCCATAAGTCAAATGAATGATAAAACTCGTGAAGAAATTCCAGAGGTTATAAAGGAAGGATATTCTAGTTTTAAAGTATTTATGACATATGACAATATGAGGGTAGACGATACGGAATTTATGGAAATACTAAATTTGGCAAGAGATAATAAAGGGCTCATAGGGGTTCATGCTGAAAATCATTATGTTATAAAGTATCTTACTGATAAACTTCTTTCAGAAGGAAAGATAGAGCCTAAATATCATGCAGAGTCAAGACCAGCTAATTGTGAAGCAGAAGCAGTAAATCGTGCAATAAAATTAGCTGAAATGACAAAAAGTCCTCTTTATGTTGTTCATAACAGCTGTAAAGAAGGCGTATCTGAGATTAAAAATGCTAGAGAAAGAGGAGTACCAATAATGGGTGAAACGTGTCCGCAGTATTTACTTCTTTCTAAATCAAACTATGAAGAGGATGGATTTGAAGGTTCAAAATATGTAATGTCACCTCCACTTAGGGAAAAAGAGAATTGGAATTATTTGTGGAAAGCAATAAAGGATGGAGTCCTTCAAACAGTAGCAACAGATCATTGTCCATTTTTTATGGAACAAAAACGCATGGGTGTAAACGATTTTACTAAAATTCCTAATGGAGCACCAGGTATAGAACTCAGAATGGCACTTATGTATAGTTTTGGAGTAGCAGAAAATCGTATATCCATTGAGAAATTTGTTGAGGTTACTGCTACTAATGTTGCAAAGATATTTGGTATGTATCCAAAGAAAGGAACAATAGTAGTTGGCAGTGATGCTGATTTAGTGATATTTGATCCTAATAAAAAAGTTAAGATAACAAAAGAGTTACTTCATGAAAATGTTGATTATACTCCTTATGAAGGATTTGAAATTAAAGGATATCCAGTTATAACATTGTCTAGAGGTGAAATTGTAGCAAAAGATGGACAATATATAGGAAAAGAAGCTAGAGGAAGATTTATTAAAAGAGGTGTTCCAAAGATATTATAA
- a CDS encoding ferredoxin, whose product MKANVDQDTCIGCGLCPSICPEVFDMGDDGKAHVTVESIDDGCTESASEARGACPVEAIDIEEE is encoded by the coding sequence ATGAAGGCCAATGTAGATCAAGATACATGTATAGGATGTGGACTATGTCCATCAATATGTCCTGAAGTTTTTGATATGGGGGATGATGGAAAAGCACATGTAACAGTAGAATCAATTGATGATGGATGTACAGAGTCTGCTTCAGAAGCAAGAGGAGCATGTCCGGTAGAGGCTATTGATATAGAAGAAGAATAG
- a CDS encoding sigma-54 interaction domain-containing protein, which yields MNNFDLLVSNIILTDKKGTIMDCNDFAKSLLKKNNIIGMNIHDFDSILKNYKIKLSSFNDKNLYIITENNSKNFFDTIIRNSFDEIFVTDKNGIAIFCNDAFEKHYGIPKNEIIGKHVSYVCDNGYVDKILIDVVMETKKSITYEQKTKVGRTILNTSTPILDENGEIIYIIENCRDITNDKVIKDVLPKIKISNAKQENNKTLNTKSIEFKSPQMSSIYTTLERFASKNINILILGKSGTGKSSLAKMVHEKSPRKHGPFVTINCSTIPESLIESELFGYTKGSFTGASSKGKLGLVQIANGGTLFLDEIGELPLKMQSKLLELVQEKTYLPIGDVRPKYVDTRIIAATNQNISKLISENKFREDLYYRLAVATINIPPLNQRTDDVYTLINYYLHYFNNKHQCNIKISKEAMNILLHYSWPGNIRELEHMIEFLVINSINSNITLEYLPPNILENCKITRITQEKTYNKFSYKKKLEISQQKIIQEAYSIYNSSYKLAKALQISQTTANRLINKYCK from the coding sequence ATGAATAACTTTGATCTATTAGTATCAAATATTATTTTGACCGATAAGAAAGGCACTATAATGGATTGTAATGATTTTGCTAAAAGTTTGTTGAAAAAAAACAATATTATTGGTATGAATATTCATGATTTTGATAGTATATTAAAAAATTATAAAATTAAACTCAGTAGTTTTAATGATAAAAATCTATATATTATAACTGAAAACAATTCTAAAAATTTTTTCGATACTATTATAAGAAATTCTTTTGATGAGATTTTTGTAACAGATAAAAACGGAATAGCTATTTTTTGCAATGATGCATTTGAAAAACATTACGGTATCCCTAAAAATGAGATTATCGGAAAACATGTTAGCTATGTTTGCGACAATGGATATGTAGATAAAATTTTAATTGATGTAGTTATGGAAACAAAAAAATCCATTACATATGAACAAAAAACTAAAGTTGGACGAACTATTTTAAATACCTCAACCCCTATTTTAGATGAAAATGGTGAAATTATATATATAATTGAAAACTGTAGAGACATAACAAATGATAAGGTTATTAAAGATGTTCTTCCTAAAATAAAAATTTCAAACGCCAAACAAGAAAATAATAAAACCTTAAATACAAAATCTATTGAATTTAAGAGTCCTCAAATGAGTTCAATATATACTACACTTGAAAGATTCGCTTCCAAAAATATAAATATATTGATCCTTGGAAAGTCTGGCACTGGTAAATCTAGCTTAGCAAAAATGGTACATGAAAAAAGTCCTAGAAAACATGGACCTTTCGTTACTATAAACTGTTCTACTATTCCAGAGAGTCTTATTGAATCAGAACTTTTTGGGTATACAAAAGGTTCCTTTACCGGAGCATCTTCTAAAGGGAAATTAGGCTTAGTTCAAATTGCCAATGGCGGTACCTTATTTCTTGATGAAATAGGAGAACTCCCTCTCAAAATGCAATCTAAATTGCTAGAACTCGTTCAAGAAAAAACTTATCTACCTATAGGGGACGTTAGACCTAAATATGTTGACACACGAATAATCGCAGCTACAAATCAAAATATATCAAAACTAATATCTGAAAATAAATTTAGAGAAGATCTTTACTACAGACTAGCAGTTGCAACTATAAATATTCCTCCTTTAAACCAACGAACTGATGATGTATACACATTAATTAATTATTATCTTCATTATTTTAACAATAAACATCAGTGTAATATCAAAATATCCAAAGAAGCTATGAACATATTATTACATTATTCATGGCCAGGAAATATTAGAGAATTAGAACATATGATTGAATTTTTAGTTATAAACTCAATAAACTCTAATATAACTTTAGAATACCTACCACCAAATATATTAGAAAACTGTAAAATTACTCGTATTACACAAGAAAAAACATATAATAAATTTTCTTATAAAAAGAAACTTGAAATTTCACAACAAAAAATTATACAAGAAGCTTATTCAATTTATAATAGTTCATATAAACTAGCAAAAGCATTACAAATTTCTCAAACCACTGCAAATAGGCTTATAAATAAATACTGTAAATAG
- a CDS encoding DUF1292 domain-containing protein, translating into MQTQQSIVVTNEYGKQIELELIDTITIKNDRYVIVSVPGSNNANAYREISRKNGEIEYASIGSGAEFKRVLDVYNAKSDE; encoded by the coding sequence ATGCAAACTCAACAAAGCATAGTAGTAACAAACGAATATGGAAAACAAATAGAATTGGAGTTAATAGATACGATTACAATTAAGAATGATAGATATGTAATTGTGTCTGTACCAGGTTCTAATAATGCTAATGCTTATAGAGAAATAAGCAGGAAAAATGGTGAAATAGAATATGCTTCAATAGGTTCAGGAGCAGAATTTAAAAGAGTGCTAGATGTTTATAATGCTAAATCGGATGAATAA